The following are encoded together in the Salvia hispanica cultivar TCC Black 2014 chromosome 6, UniMelb_Shisp_WGS_1.0, whole genome shotgun sequence genome:
- the LOC125196194 gene encoding auxin response factor 19-like gives MKIPSNGFLANTAEGEKKVTNSELWHACAGPLVSLPPVGSLVVYFPQGHSEQVAASMQKEADGIPSYPNLPSKLICMLHNVTLHADAETDEVYAQMTLLPVTKYDQEALLVSDIGLKHNRQPTEFFCKTLTASDTSTHGGFSVPRRAAEKIFPPLDFSMQPPAQELTAKDLHDQTWTFRHIYRGQPKRHLLTTGWSVFVSSKRLVTGDAVLFIRDEKSQLLLGIRRANRQQPALSSSVISSDSMHIGILAAAAHAAANNSPFTIFYNPRASTSEFVIPLAKYNKAMYTQVSLGMRFRMMFETEESGVRRYMGTVTGMSDLDPVRWKNSQWRNLQVGWDESTAGERPSRVSIWDIEPVVTPFYICPPPFYRPKLARHPGFPDDSDVENMFKRGMPWLADDFGLKDASSSIFPGLSLVQWMNMQQNNQLSANQSGLYPNMVTPGALQGNLGSDDPSKLLNFRSPGVAAQNLQMSKGNHQNQQANQLLQSNAPWSQQQMLQSPTPAQQPQQLPMQQMQSQMLQPTQQQQLLQQTQQHQHQQSQSQSMLMPPAMSSMSSEQQAASRNLQQTAAYSQLQHQQQMQQQQHHDVSSSRTTFPATSLTQDLPFQPHVEQPSTLLQRSQEQHQMQFQQGTLHGIPQNLSQRPVMQQTTPQHQNLSDQQLQMQFLQKLQQQQQQQQQQQMSGPLNPMMEPQMPQKQQVQQSQQTQHLSAPMQQQSNGNCFSASTLLQSPQFQTNQFHIQQKTPPLARQQSSHTDGDAPSCSTSPSKMNAHGLQPSFAKSQTGQPGMIDNTIVHPSNLVQESHNKLDPRIKHESANSKAPEQQPKFKINAADHMDATSSATSYCLDAGALQQSFPLTGLDGDVKSHTRNGLPFAAAIDGLAPDALLSRGFDSDKDIQNLLSNYSGTPRDIETDLSSGINSQSFGVPNMSFKPGSSNDAALNETGVMNGGLWPNQAQRMRTYTKVQKRGSVGRTIDVNRYKGYDELRNDLARMFGIEGLLEDPQRTEWKLVYVDHENDILLVGDDPWEEFVSCVQSIKILSAAEVQQMSLDGDLAQLPVANQACSGTDSGNVWRAHYDDNSATSFNR, from the exons ATGAAGATTCCTTCTAATGGATTTTTGGCAAATACAGCTGAAG GCGAAAAAAAGGTGACAAACTCCGAGCTATGGCATGCTTGTGCTGGGCCGTTGGTTTCGTTGCCGCCTGTGGGGAGCCTTGTCGTCTATTTTCCTCAAGGTCACAGTGAACAA GTGGCAGCATCGATGCAGAAAGAGGCCGATGGCATCCCAAGCTATCCGAATCTTCCTTCAAAGTTGATCTGTATGCTCCACAACGTCACCCTACAT GCTGATGCTGAAACAGATGAGGTCTACGCGCAGATGACTCTTCTGCCCGTCACTAAG TATGATCAGGAAGCGTTGCTCGTGTCTGATATTGGCCTTAAGCACAACAGACAACCAACTGAGTTTTTCTGTAAAACTCTCACGGCTAGTGACACGAGCACTCACGGTGGCTTTTCAGTCCCTCGTCGTGCAGCTGAGAAGATCTTCCCACCTCTG GATTTCTCGATGCAACCTCCCGCCCAGGAGCTAACGGCGAAAGACTTGCATGACCAGACATGGACATTCAGACATATTTATAGAG GCCAGCCGAAAAGGCACCTACTGACAACAGGTTGGAGTGTGTTTGTGAGTTCTAAAAGACTCGTAACTGGTGATGCCGTCCTTTTCATAAG GGATGAAAAGTCACAGCTTCTCCTTGGCATACGAAGAGCAAATAGGCAGCAGCCGGCTCTATCCTCGTCTGTTATCTCAAGCGACAGCATGCATATTGGAATTCTTGCTGCTGCAGCTCACGCTGCTGCGAACAACAGCCCTTTCACCATATTCTACAATCCAAG GGCTAGCACTTCGGAGTTTGTGATTCCGCTTGCCAAGTATAACAAGGCAATGTACACACAAGTGTCGTTGGGGATGCGATTCAGGATGATGTTTGAGACCGAGGAATCCGGAGTGAGGAGGTACATGGGCACGGTGACCGGTATGAGTGATTTGGATCCCGTTCGATGGAAGAACTCACAATGGCGTAATCTACAG GTCGGATGGGACGAATCAACGGCTGGGGAACGTCCTAGCAGAGTCTCGATTTGGGATATTGAGCCTGTTGTGACTCCCTTTTACATATGCCCTCCTCCATTTTACAGACCAAAGCTAGCCAGACATCCCGGCTTCCCAG ATGATTCTGATGTAGAGAATATGTTCAAACGAGGCATGCCGTGGCTGGCAGATGATTTCGGGTTGAAGGATGCTTCGAGCTCGATTTTTCCCGGCCTGAGCCTCGTGCAGTGGATGAACATGCAGCAGAACAATCAGCTGTCGGCTAATCAGTCGGGGTTGTATCCAAACATGGTGACGCCCGGTGCTCTGCAGGGCAACCTCGGCAGTGATGATCCGTCGAAACTGCTGAACTTCCGATCCCCTGGTGTGGCTGCGCAGAATCTTCAAATGAGCAAAGGAAACCATCAGAATCAGCAAGCTAACCAGCTGCTGCAGTCGAACGCACCGTGGTCTCAGCAGCAGATGTTGCAGTCTCCGACACCTGCTCAACAGCCGCAGCAGCTTCCGATGCAGCAAATGCAATCCCAGATGCTTCAGCCGACACAACAGCAGCAGTTACTGCAGCAAACACAACAGCATCAGCATCAGCAGTCGCAGTCGCAGTCGATGTTAATGCCTCCTGCAATGAGCAGCATGTCGTCCGAGCAGCAGGCTGCAAGCCGGAATTTGCAGCAAACAGCAGCATACTCCCAACTCCAGCACCAGCAACagatgcagcagcagcagcatcaTGATGTCTCGTCTAGCAGAACAACATTTCCCGCGACGTCTCTAACTCAAGACTTGCCTTTCCAGCCACATGTCGAACAGCCTTCAACGCTGCTGCAGAGATCCCAAGAGCAGCACCAGATGCAGTTTCAACAAGGAACGTTGCACGGGATTCCGCAGAACTTATCCCAACGGCCCGTAATGCAACAGACGACGCCACAGCATCAGAATCTTTCCGACCAACAGTTGCAAATGCAGTTTCTCCAGAAactgcagcagcagcagcaacaacaGCAACAGCAGCAAATGTCCGGTCCATTAAATCCGATGATGGAGCCGCAGATGCCTCAGAAACAGCAAGTTCAGCAAAGCCAGCAAACACAACATCTCTCTGCACCTATGCAACAACAATCGAACGGGAACTGCTTTTCCGCATCCACACTCCTGCAGTCTCCGCAGTTTCAGACGAACCAATTTCATATCCAGCAAAAGACTCCTCCCTTAGCCCGACAACAGTCGAGCCACACTGACGGCGATGCTCCATCGTGCTCAACGTCGCCTTCCAAGATGAACGCACACGGCCTGCAACCAAGCTTCGCGAAGAGCCAAACAGGACAACCCGGGATGATAGATAACACAATTGTTCATCCTTCTAACTTGGTGCAGGAGAGTCATAACAAACTAGACCCTCGGATAAAGCACGAATCAGCCAACTCCAAAGCTCCGGAGCAGCAGCCCAAGTTCAAGATAAACGCTGCTGATCACATGGATGCCACCTCGTCTGCCACCTCGTATTGCCTAGATGCCGGCGCTCTCCAACAGAGTTTCCCACTGACGGGATTGGATGGCGATGTCAAGTCACATACTAGAAACGGGCTGCCCTTCGCGGCTGCCATAGATGGTTTGGCGCCCGATGCTTTGCTGTCTCGGGGTTTTGACTCTGATAAGGACATCCAGAACTTACTCTCTAATTACAGTGGCACACCGAGGGATATTGAGACGGATTTGTCCTCTGGAATCAATTCTCAGTCGTTCGGAGTGCCTAATATGTCCTTCAAACCAGGCTCTTCAAACGATGCCGCTCTAAACGAGACGGGGGTTATGAACGGTGGGTTGTGGCCCAACCAGGCTCAGCGTATGCGAACATATACAAAG GTTCAAAAACGTGGCTCGGTGGGGAGAACCATAGATGTCAATCGTTACAAAGGGTACGATGAGCTAAGGAATGATCTTGCTCGGATGTTTGGCATCGAGGGTCTTCTGGAGGACCCTCAACGCACCGAGTGGAAGCTCGTCTACGTAGACCATGAAAACGACATACTATTAGTCGGAGATGATCCTTGGGA GGAATTCGTGAGCTGTGTGCAGAGCATAAAGATACTTTCAGCTGCAGAGGTGCAGCAGATGAGCTTGGATGGAGATCTAGCTCAGCTGCCCGTGGCAAACCAAGCTTGTAGCGGGACAGATAGTGGCAACGTATGGAGGGCGCACTACGACGATAACTCAGCCACGTCGTTCAACCGGTAA
- the LOC125194434 gene encoding DEAD-box ATP-dependent RNA helicase 17 isoform X1 — protein sequence MRFLVWLGVVLTAKLRYAASFWCRNLITVQKMELDAKITGKKAKSESNNSSELFASCSFSDLGLHPALCDQLKERLGFEAPTLVQAQAIPVVLSGRHVLVNATTGSGKTVAYLAPIIHMLQSYDERIERADGTFALVLVPTRELCMQVYEILQKLLHRFHWIVPGYIMGGENRAKEKARLRKGVTILVATAGRLLDHLKNTSSFVHKNLRWIIFDEADRILELGYGKDIEEILGCLGTGNLKSGSKDISAVNSGVQKQNLLLSATLNDKVNHLANVSLENPVMIGLDDNMSGSRTRNLSLESEEVDIVKESRKTMDTSNEEYKLPTQLVQKYIKVPCGSRLVVLLSILKHLFETGASQKVVVFFSTCDAVDFHYSLLGEFKWTALQKKTEVSQKFLGCKMLRLHGNMNQEDRKTTFQSFKTDKSALLFSTDVSARGLDFPKVRCIIQYDSPGEATEYVHRVGRTARLGEKGDSLLFLQPTEIDYLKDLEKHGVMLTEYPLLKLLSSFPVYNMKQPASRFVSIEMHPMLIALQRALESFVVTEPKISKLAKEAFSSWVRAYTAHRGELKQIFMVKKLHLGHVAKSFALKDQPSLVNRSIQKQLKKRKRNDQRNDKQRVKSKKRAIVKS from the exons ATGCGTTTTTTAGTATGGTTGGGGGTTGTTTTGACTGCAAAATTGCGTTATGCAGCATCGTTTTGGTGTAGAAATTTGATTACAGTTCAAAAAATGGAGCTCGATGCCAAGATTACTGGTAAAAAAGCTAAATCAGAAAGCAACAATTCGTCGGAGCTGTTTGCTTCCTGTTCATTCTCCGATCTCGGCCTCCACCCCGCGCTATGCGACCAGCTCAAAG AGAGGCTGGGATTCGAGGCGCCGACGCTGGTTCAGGCTCAGGCGATTCCCGTCGTGCTTTCCGGCCGACATGT GCTTGTGAATGCTACTACCGGCAGTGGCAAAACAGTGGCTTATCTAGCTCCAATAATTCATATGTTGCAGAGTTATGATGAAAGGATTGAGCGTGCAGATGGCACCTTTG CGTTGGTCCTTGTACCAACGCGGGAATTATGCATGCAGGTGTATGAGATTTTGCAGAAGTTGCTACACCGTTTTCATTGGATTGTTCCTGGATATATCATGGGTGGGGAAAATCGGGCAAAGGAGAAAGCAAGGTTAAGAAAAG GTGTAACTATCCTTGTTGCAACCGCTGGACGTCTCTTGGACCACTTGAAGAATACTTCATCTTTTGTGCACAAAAACCTTCGCTGGATAATATTTGATGAAGCTGACAG GATTCTAGAATTAGGGTATGGCAAAGACATTGAAGAGATACTTGGTTGTCTGGGAACAGGGAACCTTAAATCTGGCAGCAAGGATATCTCAGCCGTGAATTCTGGAGTTCAGAAGCAGAATTTGCTTTTATCGGCTACactgaatgataaagtaaatcATCTTGCAAATGTTAGTCTAGAAAATCCAGTGATGATTGGTCTAGATGACAATATGTCAGGAAGTAGAACTCGTAATCTTTCTCTTGAATCAGAGGAGGTTGATATAGTAAAAGAATCCAGAAAAACCATGGATACTTCAAATGAGGAATACAAGCTTCCGACTCAGTTAGTACAGAAGTACATTAAAG TGCCATGTGGTTCTCGGCTTGTGGTGCTCCTTTCCATATTAAAGCATCTATTTGAGACCGGAGCTTCGCAAAAG GTTGTGGTGTTTTTTTCGACTTGTGATGCTGTAGATTTCCATTATTCTCTTCTTGGCGAATTCAAATGGACCGCTTTACAAAAAAAGACAGAAGTTAGTCAGAAATTTTTGGGGTGCAAAATGTTGAGGCTGCATGGCAACATGAATCAGGAGGATCGTAAAACAACATTCCAGTCATTCAAAACCGATAAATCAGCTCTTCTGTTTTCTACAGATGTTTCTGCTAGAGGCCTGGATTTCCCCAAAGTCAGATGCATTATCCAATATGATTCTCCAGGCGAGGCAACTGAGTATGTTCACAG GGTTGGGAGAACTGCCAGGTTGGGTGAGAAAGGAGATTCTTTACTTTTCCTACAACCAACTGAAATAGATTATTTGAAAGATCTCGAAAAACACGGGGTGATGCTGACAGAGTATCCCCTACTAAAATTACTGAGTAGCTTTCCTGTGTACAATATGAAGCAGCCAGCCAGCAGGTTTGTTTCAATAGAGATGCACCCGATGTTGATTGCTTTGCAGAGAGCCTTAGAGTCCTTCGTTGTAACGGAG CCGAAGATAAGCAAATTAGCCAAGGAGGCATTTTCGTCATGGGTTCGGGCATACACAGCCCATCGTGGTGAGCTGAAGCAGATCTTTATGGTTAAGAAACTTCATCTGGGGCATGTGGCAAAAAGTTTTGCTTTGAAAGATCAGCCTTCGTTGGTCAACAGATCAATCCAGAAGCAGCTGAAGAAAAGGAAGAGGAATGATCAACGGAACGATAAACAGAGAGTGAAATCGAAGAAGAGGGCTATCGTTAAATCTTGA
- the LOC125194434 gene encoding DEAD-box ATP-dependent RNA helicase 17 isoform X2: protein MELDAKITGKKAKSESNNSSELFASCSFSDLGLHPALCDQLKERLGFEAPTLVQAQAIPVVLSGRHVLVNATTGSGKTVAYLAPIIHMLQSYDERIERADGTFALVLVPTRELCMQVYEILQKLLHRFHWIVPGYIMGGENRAKEKARLRKGVTILVATAGRLLDHLKNTSSFVHKNLRWIIFDEADRILELGYGKDIEEILGCLGTGNLKSGSKDISAVNSGVQKQNLLLSATLNDKVNHLANVSLENPVMIGLDDNMSGSRTRNLSLESEEVDIVKESRKTMDTSNEEYKLPTQLVQKYIKVPCGSRLVVLLSILKHLFETGASQKVVVFFSTCDAVDFHYSLLGEFKWTALQKKTEVSQKFLGCKMLRLHGNMNQEDRKTTFQSFKTDKSALLFSTDVSARGLDFPKVRCIIQYDSPGEATEYVHRVGRTARLGEKGDSLLFLQPTEIDYLKDLEKHGVMLTEYPLLKLLSSFPVYNMKQPASRFVSIEMHPMLIALQRALESFVVTEPKISKLAKEAFSSWVRAYTAHRGELKQIFMVKKLHLGHVAKSFALKDQPSLVNRSIQKQLKKRKRNDQRNDKQRVKSKKRAIVKS, encoded by the exons ATGGAGCTCGATGCCAAGATTACTGGTAAAAAAGCTAAATCAGAAAGCAACAATTCGTCGGAGCTGTTTGCTTCCTGTTCATTCTCCGATCTCGGCCTCCACCCCGCGCTATGCGACCAGCTCAAAG AGAGGCTGGGATTCGAGGCGCCGACGCTGGTTCAGGCTCAGGCGATTCCCGTCGTGCTTTCCGGCCGACATGT GCTTGTGAATGCTACTACCGGCAGTGGCAAAACAGTGGCTTATCTAGCTCCAATAATTCATATGTTGCAGAGTTATGATGAAAGGATTGAGCGTGCAGATGGCACCTTTG CGTTGGTCCTTGTACCAACGCGGGAATTATGCATGCAGGTGTATGAGATTTTGCAGAAGTTGCTACACCGTTTTCATTGGATTGTTCCTGGATATATCATGGGTGGGGAAAATCGGGCAAAGGAGAAAGCAAGGTTAAGAAAAG GTGTAACTATCCTTGTTGCAACCGCTGGACGTCTCTTGGACCACTTGAAGAATACTTCATCTTTTGTGCACAAAAACCTTCGCTGGATAATATTTGATGAAGCTGACAG GATTCTAGAATTAGGGTATGGCAAAGACATTGAAGAGATACTTGGTTGTCTGGGAACAGGGAACCTTAAATCTGGCAGCAAGGATATCTCAGCCGTGAATTCTGGAGTTCAGAAGCAGAATTTGCTTTTATCGGCTACactgaatgataaagtaaatcATCTTGCAAATGTTAGTCTAGAAAATCCAGTGATGATTGGTCTAGATGACAATATGTCAGGAAGTAGAACTCGTAATCTTTCTCTTGAATCAGAGGAGGTTGATATAGTAAAAGAATCCAGAAAAACCATGGATACTTCAAATGAGGAATACAAGCTTCCGACTCAGTTAGTACAGAAGTACATTAAAG TGCCATGTGGTTCTCGGCTTGTGGTGCTCCTTTCCATATTAAAGCATCTATTTGAGACCGGAGCTTCGCAAAAG GTTGTGGTGTTTTTTTCGACTTGTGATGCTGTAGATTTCCATTATTCTCTTCTTGGCGAATTCAAATGGACCGCTTTACAAAAAAAGACAGAAGTTAGTCAGAAATTTTTGGGGTGCAAAATGTTGAGGCTGCATGGCAACATGAATCAGGAGGATCGTAAAACAACATTCCAGTCATTCAAAACCGATAAATCAGCTCTTCTGTTTTCTACAGATGTTTCTGCTAGAGGCCTGGATTTCCCCAAAGTCAGATGCATTATCCAATATGATTCTCCAGGCGAGGCAACTGAGTATGTTCACAG GGTTGGGAGAACTGCCAGGTTGGGTGAGAAAGGAGATTCTTTACTTTTCCTACAACCAACTGAAATAGATTATTTGAAAGATCTCGAAAAACACGGGGTGATGCTGACAGAGTATCCCCTACTAAAATTACTGAGTAGCTTTCCTGTGTACAATATGAAGCAGCCAGCCAGCAGGTTTGTTTCAATAGAGATGCACCCGATGTTGATTGCTTTGCAGAGAGCCTTAGAGTCCTTCGTTGTAACGGAG CCGAAGATAAGCAAATTAGCCAAGGAGGCATTTTCGTCATGGGTTCGGGCATACACAGCCCATCGTGGTGAGCTGAAGCAGATCTTTATGGTTAAGAAACTTCATCTGGGGCATGTGGCAAAAAGTTTTGCTTTGAAAGATCAGCCTTCGTTGGTCAACAGATCAATCCAGAAGCAGCTGAAGAAAAGGAAGAGGAATGATCAACGGAACGATAAACAGAGAGTGAAATCGAAGAAGAGGGCTATCGTTAAATCTTGA